From a region of the Drosophila virilis strain 15010-1051.87 chromosome 3, Dvir_AGI_RSII-ME, whole genome shotgun sequence genome:
- the fln gene encoding flightin has translation MADEEDPWGFDEGDTVESDAKSQQPGSTDPVPSKPESIKSEQRSEAGPQAAEESGEQENVAEPEVEMKAPPPPPEDDGYRKPVQLYRHWVRPKFLQYKYMYNYRTNYYDDVIDYLDKKQVGVTRDIPRPQTWAERVLRTRDINASGIDHINLSTKRDKQLVQTLAASIRTYNYHTKAYINQKYANVL, from the exons ATGGCGGACGAAGAAGATCCTTGGGGTTTTGATGAAGGTGATACCGTTGAGTCCGATGCAAAGAGTCAACAACCTGGATCCACTGATCCTGTCCCATCCAAGCCAGAAAGTATCAAATCTGAGCAAAGATCTGAAGCTGGCCCTCAGGCAGCCGAAGAATCGGGAGAGCAGGAAAATGTTGCCGAGCCTGAGGTTGAAATGAAGGCACCTCCACCTCCGCCAGAAGATGATGGGTACAGGAAACCAGTTCAACTATATCGGCATTGGGTCAG GCCGAAATTTCTGCAGTACAAATACATGTACAATTACAGAACCAATTATTACGATGATGTTATTGACTATCTTGACAAAAAACAAGTTGGGGTTACACGGGATATTCCCAGACCCCAGACATGGGCCGAACGTGTTCTCCGAACAAGAGACATCAA TGCAAGCGGTATTGATCATATTAATCTGTCTACAAAGCGGGACAAGCAATTAGTGCAAACATTAGCTGCATCAATCCGGACATACAATTACCATACTAAAGCATATATTaaccaaaaatatgcaaatgttcTTTAA